From a region of the Azospirillum formosense genome:
- the nuoG gene encoding NADH-quinone oxidoreductase subunit NuoG produces MPKLTIDGIEIEVEPGTSILQACEQLGIEIPRFCYHERLSVPANCRMCLVEMERAPKPVAACAMPCGDGMVVKTNTDLVHKARKGVMEFLLINHPLDCPICDQGGECDLQDQAMAYGFDRGRYGENKRAVQDKYMGPLIRTEMTRCIHCTRCIRFVNEIAGVPDLGAVNRGEHMEITTFVEKAIGSELSGNLADVCPVGALLSKPYAFTARPWELRKTETVDVLDAVGSNIRVDTRGPEVMRVLPRVNEDVNEEWIADKTRFAYDGLKRQRLDRPYVRKDGKLQPATWAEAFQAVAAKVKGVPGNRIAAIAGDLADTESMLALKELMAGLGSTNIDCRQDGALFDTSARAGYLFNSGIAGIERADVILLVGTNPRWEATIVNARIRKRYLMGGLKVAVIGEARELTYPYSHLGTGTDALQQLVDGTHAFADALRGAKNPMVILGAGAFRRKDGAAVQAAVRKLAETFNVVQDGWNGFNVLHTAASRVGGLDIGFLPGEGGRGTAGIVEGAGKGEIDVVYLLGADEIDTAALGNAFVVYQGHHGDKGAHRADVILPGAAYTEKNALYVNTEGRPQQARLATFPPGEAREDWKILRALSEQLGHKLPYDSLTQIRRRLAEVNPVFAAVGTVTPAPWAPFGAEGALDAAPFQSPVANYYMTDPISRASVTMARCAETFVKPAVKPAESAQERTGTHG; encoded by the coding sequence ATGCCGAAACTCACCATCGACGGGATCGAGATCGAAGTCGAGCCGGGCACCTCGATCCTGCAGGCCTGCGAACAGCTGGGCATCGAGATCCCGCGCTTCTGCTACCATGAACGGCTGAGCGTGCCGGCGAACTGCCGCATGTGCCTCGTGGAGATGGAACGCGCGCCGAAGCCGGTGGCGGCCTGCGCCATGCCCTGCGGCGACGGGATGGTCGTCAAGACCAACACCGACCTCGTGCACAAGGCCCGCAAGGGCGTCATGGAATTCCTGCTGATCAACCACCCGCTGGACTGTCCGATCTGCGACCAGGGCGGCGAGTGCGATCTCCAGGACCAGGCGATGGCCTACGGCTTCGACCGTGGCCGCTACGGCGAGAACAAGCGCGCCGTCCAGGACAAGTACATGGGGCCGCTGATCCGGACCGAGATGACGCGCTGCATCCACTGCACGCGCTGCATCCGCTTCGTGAACGAGATCGCCGGCGTTCCCGATCTCGGCGCGGTCAACCGCGGCGAGCACATGGAGATCACCACCTTCGTCGAGAAGGCCATCGGGTCGGAGCTGTCGGGCAACCTCGCCGACGTCTGTCCGGTGGGCGCTCTGCTGTCCAAGCCCTACGCCTTCACGGCCCGTCCGTGGGAGCTGCGCAAGACCGAGACGGTCGACGTGCTGGACGCGGTCGGCTCGAACATCCGCGTCGACACCCGCGGCCCCGAGGTGATGCGCGTCCTGCCGCGCGTCAACGAGGACGTGAACGAGGAGTGGATCGCCGACAAGACGCGCTTCGCCTATGACGGGCTGAAGCGCCAGCGTCTCGACCGTCCCTACGTCCGCAAGGACGGCAAGCTTCAGCCGGCGACCTGGGCCGAGGCCTTCCAGGCCGTCGCCGCCAAGGTCAAGGGCGTCCCGGGCAACCGCATCGCGGCCATCGCCGGCGATCTGGCCGACACCGAGTCCATGCTGGCGCTCAAGGAGCTGATGGCCGGCCTCGGCTCGACCAACATCGACTGCCGCCAGGACGGCGCCCTGTTCGACACGTCGGCCCGCGCCGGCTATCTGTTCAACAGCGGCATCGCCGGGATCGAGCGGGCGGACGTCATCCTGCTCGTCGGCACCAACCCGCGTTGGGAAGCCACCATCGTCAACGCCCGCATCCGCAAGCGCTACCTGATGGGTGGGCTGAAGGTCGCGGTGATCGGCGAGGCGCGCGAGCTGACCTACCCGTACAGCCACCTCGGCACCGGGACCGACGCCCTGCAGCAGCTCGTCGACGGCACGCACGCCTTCGCCGATGCGCTGCGCGGCGCCAAGAACCCGATGGTCATCCTCGGCGCCGGCGCCTTCCGCCGCAAGGACGGCGCTGCCGTCCAGGCCGCGGTGCGCAAGCTGGCCGAGACCTTCAACGTGGTTCAGGACGGCTGGAACGGCTTCAACGTGCTGCACACGGCGGCGTCCCGCGTCGGCGGCCTCGACATCGGCTTCCTGCCGGGCGAGGGCGGTCGCGGCACCGCCGGCATCGTCGAGGGGGCAGGGAAGGGCGAGATCGACGTGGTGTACCTGCTGGGCGCCGACGAGATCGACACCGCCGCCCTCGGCAACGCCTTCGTGGTCTACCAGGGCCATCACGGGGACAAGGGCGCCCATCGCGCCGACGTCATCCTGCCGGGCGCCGCCTACACCGAGAAGAACGCCCTCTACGTCAACACCGAGGGCCGTCCGCAGCAGGCGCGTCTCGCCACCTTCCCGCCCGGCGAGGCGCGGGAGGACTGGAAGATCCTGCGCGCCCTGTCGGAACAGCTCGGTCACAAGCTGCCCTACGACAGCCTGACGCAGATCCGTCGCCGTCTGGCCGAGGTCAACCCGGTCTTCGCGGCGGTCGGTACGGTCACGCCGGCCCCCTGGGCGCCGTTCGGCGCGGAGGGCGCGCTCGACGCGGCCCCGTTCCAGTCGCCGGTCGCGAACTACTACATGACCGACCCGATCAGCCGCGCCTCGGTGACCATGGCTCGTTGCGCCGAGACGTTCGTGAAGCCCGCCGTGAAGCCCGCCGAGAGCGCTCAGGAGAGGACCGGTACCCATGGCTGA
- the nuoH gene encoding NADH-quinone oxidoreductase subunit NuoH yields MAEFWSGFLLPLIIIVLKILAIVVPLLVAVAFMTYAERKIMGAMQLRQGPNIVGPFGLLQPFADGLKLFAKEQILPVGANRFVFYLAPMLTFFLALVAWAVIPFDYGMVLADINVGILYLFAISSLGVYGIVMAGWASNSRYAFLGALRSAAQMVSYEVSMGLVIISVLLCVGSLNLTKIVEAQETIWFAIPLLPMFVIFFISALAETNRSPFDLPEGESELVAGFMVEYSSAPFALFFLGEYANMILMSAMTSILFLGGWLPPLPFAPFTWIPGPIWFALKIAFCLFVYVWVRATMPRYRYDQLMRLGWKVFLPFSLLWVVLTAGVLVTFGWLPK; encoded by the coding sequence ATGGCTGAGTTCTGGAGCGGCTTCCTGCTGCCGCTGATCATCATCGTCCTCAAGATCCTGGCGATCGTCGTGCCGCTCCTGGTGGCCGTGGCCTTCATGACCTACGCCGAGCGTAAGATCATGGGCGCCATGCAGCTCCGCCAGGGCCCGAACATCGTCGGCCCGTTCGGGCTTCTGCAGCCTTTCGCGGACGGCCTGAAGCTGTTCGCGAAGGAGCAGATCCTGCCGGTCGGCGCGAACCGCTTCGTGTTCTATCTGGCGCCGATGCTGACCTTCTTCCTGGCGCTGGTCGCCTGGGCGGTCATTCCCTTCGACTACGGCATGGTGCTGGCCGACATCAACGTCGGCATCCTGTACCTGTTCGCAATCTCGTCGCTGGGCGTGTACGGCATCGTGATGGCCGGCTGGGCGTCGAACTCGCGCTACGCTTTCCTCGGCGCGCTGCGTTCGGCGGCGCAGATGGTGTCCTACGAGGTCTCGATGGGCCTCGTCATCATCTCGGTGCTGCTCTGCGTCGGTTCGCTGAACCTGACGAAGATCGTCGAGGCGCAGGAGACGATCTGGTTCGCCATCCCGCTGCTGCCGATGTTCGTCATCTTCTTCATCTCGGCGCTTGCGGAAACCAACCGGTCTCCCTTCGACCTGCCGGAAGGCGAGTCGGAGCTGGTGGCCGGCTTCATGGTGGAATACAGCTCGGCCCCCTTCGCGCTCTTCTTCCTTGGCGAATACGCCAACATGATCCTGATGAGCGCGATGACCAGCATCCTGTTCCTGGGAGGCTGGCTGCCGCCGCTGCCGTTCGCGCCCTTCACCTGGATCCCCGGCCCGATCTGGTTCGCCCTGAAGATCGCCTTCTGCTTGTTCGTCTATGTGTGGGTCCGCGCGACCATGCCGCGCTACCGCTACGACCAGCTGATGCGTCTGGGCTGGAAGGTGTTCCTGCCGTTCTCGCTGCTGTGGGTCGTGCTGACGGCCGGCGTGCTGGTGACGTTCGGCTGGCTGCCGAAGTGA
- the nuoI gene encoding NADH-quinone oxidoreductase subunit NuoI, whose amino-acid sequence MAFLDRAARSLFLTELLGGLGLTLRYMFKPKVTLNYPFEKGPISPRFRGEHVLRRYPGGEERCIACKLCEAVCPALAITIEAEPREDGSRRTTRYDIDMTKCIYCGYCQEACPVDAIVMGPNFEFSTENREELFYNKQKLLANGDRWEAEIAQNLAAEAPYR is encoded by the coding sequence ATGGCGTTCCTCGATCGTGCGGCGCGCAGCCTGTTCCTGACCGAACTGTTGGGCGGCCTCGGGCTCACCCTGCGCTACATGTTCAAGCCCAAGGTGACCCTGAACTACCCGTTCGAAAAGGGCCCCATCAGCCCCCGCTTCCGCGGCGAGCACGTCCTGCGCCGGTATCCCGGCGGCGAGGAACGCTGCATCGCCTGCAAGCTGTGCGAGGCGGTGTGTCCGGCCCTGGCCATCACCATCGAGGCCGAACCGCGTGAGGACGGCAGCCGCCGCACCACGCGCTACGACATCGACATGACGAAGTGTATCTACTGCGGCTATTGCCAGGAGGCTTGCCCGGTGGACGCCATCGTGATGGGTCCGAACTTCGAGTTCTCCACCGAGAACCGTGAAGAGCTTTTCTACAACAAGCAGAAGCTGCTGGCGAACGGCGACCGCTGGGAAGCGGAAATCGCCCAGAACCTCGCGGCCGAGGCGCCGTACCGGTAA
- a CDS encoding NADH-quinone oxidoreductase subunit J has product MIVQGIAFYVFAALLVASGVMVISARNPVHSVLYLVLAFFQAAGLCVLLGAEFIAMILVIVYVGAVAVLFLFVVMMLDINFRELRAGALQYLPIGGLIGLILLAELAAVLGGWIIAPAAEKAASAPVSALGDATNTEQLGQLIYTHYVYLFQASGIVLLIAMIGAIVLTLRQREGVRKQNIGSQLARRREDVVAIRKVPTGEGV; this is encoded by the coding sequence ATGATTGTTCAAGGCATCGCCTTCTACGTCTTTGCTGCGCTGCTGGTGGCCTCCGGTGTGATGGTCATCTCGGCGCGGAATCCGGTTCATTCGGTCCTTTATCTGGTCCTGGCCTTTTTCCAGGCCGCCGGCCTGTGCGTGCTGCTCGGGGCCGAGTTCATCGCGATGATCCTGGTGATCGTCTATGTGGGCGCGGTCGCGGTGCTGTTCCTGTTCGTGGTGATGATGCTCGACATCAACTTCCGCGAGCTGCGGGCGGGCGCGCTTCAGTACCTGCCGATCGGCGGGCTGATCGGCCTGATCCTGCTGGCCGAACTGGCTGCCGTGCTCGGCGGCTGGATCATCGCGCCGGCGGCGGAGAAGGCCGCCTCGGCGCCGGTCTCGGCGCTGGGCGATGCGACCAACACCGAGCAGCTCGGCCAGCTGATCTACACCCACTACGTCTATCTGTTCCAGGCGTCGGGCATCGTGCTGCTGATCGCCATGATCGGCGCCATCGTCCTGACCCTGCGTCAGCGCGAGGGTGTCCGGAAGCAGAACATCGGCTCCCAGCTCGCCCGTCGGCGCGAGGACGTGGTCGCCATCCGCAAGGTGCCGACCGGGGAGGGCGTGTGA
- the nuoK gene encoding NADH-quinone oxidoreductase subunit NuoK: protein MEIGLGHYLTVSAIIFTLGVLGIFLNRKNVIIILMSIEMMLLAVNLNLVSFSVFLNDLVGQVFSMIILTVAAAEAAIGLAILVVYFRNRGSIRVEDINLMRG from the coding sequence ATGGAAATCGGTCTCGGGCATTATCTGACGGTCTCGGCCATCATCTTCACGCTCGGCGTCCTCGGCATCTTCCTCAACCGGAAGAACGTCATCATCATCCTGATGTCGATCGAGATGATGCTGCTCGCCGTGAACCTGAATCTGGTGTCGTTCTCGGTCTTCCTGAACGATCTGGTCGGGCAGGTCTTCTCCATGATCATCCTGACCGTCGCCGCCGCCGAGGCGGCCATCGGTCTCGCCATCCTGGTGGTGTACTTCCGCAACCGCGGCTCCATCCGGGTCGAAGACATCAATCTGATGAGGGGCTAA
- the nuoL gene encoding NADH-quinone oxidoreductase subunit L: MEVLVVFLPLLAFLVAGSIALFGGPKAEPAHAGGHDHHGHDHGHGHDAHAHDAHAHDEHHDDGHDDHHVVAGPPTVGDRAAQFVTTGAVLLSAILSWVLFFDVAVGGHPRTIELMSWMRSGGLDVSWALRVDQLTAVMLVVVNTVSSMVHLYSIGYMAEDPQKPRFMGYLSLFTFAMLMLVTADNLVQLFFGWEGVGLASYLLINFWYEKPSANNAAIKAFLVNRVGDFGFVLGIFAIFVLTGSVQFDAIFAKAPELAGQTLHFLSWNFDALTVTCLLLFIGAMGKSAQLGLHTWLPDAMEGPTPVSALIHAATMVTAGVFMVCRLSPVFEYAPTALEIVAVIGALTAFVAATIGFTQFDIKRVIAYSTMSQLGYMFFAAGVSAYGAAMFHLFTHAFFKALLFLGAGSVIHALHHEQDMRKMGGVWRKIPFTYAVMWIGNLALAGLPFFAGYYSKDMILEAAFASASPVGKFAFALGIAAALLTAFYSWRLLFMTFHGKPRMEKSVFDHAHESPIVMLIPLAVLAVGALFAGFGFHELFIGHSMEHFWGKTILVLADNNSIEAAHHHTPGWVKLAPLVVGLIGIALAYIMYMAIPGLPEKVATTFRGVHQFLYNKWYFDELYDRLFVRTAKYLGYGLWKSGDGAVIDGVGPDGIAAATRDVAARASRLQSGYVYHYAFAMVIGVVLLVAWLSVFG, encoded by the coding sequence ATGGAAGTCCTTGTCGTATTCCTCCCGCTCCTGGCGTTCCTCGTCGCGGGTTCCATCGCCCTGTTCGGCGGTCCGAAGGCGGAGCCGGCGCACGCCGGCGGCCACGATCACCATGGGCATGACCACGGTCACGGCCACGATGCCCATGCGCATGATGCGCACGCTCACGACGAGCATCATGACGACGGGCACGACGACCACCACGTCGTCGCCGGGCCGCCCACCGTGGGCGACCGCGCCGCGCAGTTCGTCACCACCGGTGCCGTCCTGCTCTCCGCGATCCTGTCCTGGGTGCTGTTCTTCGACGTCGCCGTCGGCGGCCATCCCCGCACGATCGAGCTGATGAGCTGGATGCGCAGCGGCGGCCTGGACGTGTCCTGGGCGCTGCGCGTCGACCAGCTGACCGCGGTCATGCTGGTGGTGGTCAACACCGTGTCGTCGATGGTCCACCTCTACTCCATCGGCTACATGGCCGAGGACCCGCAGAAGCCGCGCTTCATGGGCTATCTGTCGCTGTTCACCTTCGCCATGCTGATGCTGGTGACGGCCGACAACCTCGTGCAGCTCTTCTTCGGCTGGGAAGGCGTGGGTCTCGCCTCCTATCTGCTCATCAATTTCTGGTACGAGAAGCCCTCGGCCAACAACGCGGCAATCAAGGCCTTCCTGGTCAACCGCGTCGGTGACTTCGGCTTCGTGCTCGGCATCTTCGCGATCTTCGTGCTGACGGGCTCCGTCCAGTTCGACGCGATCTTCGCCAAGGCGCCGGAGCTGGCCGGCCAGACGCTGCATTTCCTCAGCTGGAACTTCGACGCGCTGACCGTCACCTGCCTCCTGCTCTTCATCGGCGCCATGGGCAAGTCGGCGCAGCTCGGCCTGCACACCTGGCTGCCGGACGCCATGGAGGGCCCGACCCCGGTGTCGGCGCTCATCCACGCGGCCACCATGGTGACCGCCGGCGTCTTCATGGTCTGCCGCCTGTCCCCGGTCTTCGAGTACGCCCCGACGGCGCTGGAGATCGTGGCCGTGATCGGCGCCCTGACGGCCTTCGTCGCGGCGACCATCGGGTTCACCCAGTTCGACATCAAGCGCGTCATCGCCTATTCGACCATGAGCCAGCTCGGCTACATGTTCTTCGCCGCGGGCGTCTCCGCCTACGGTGCCGCGATGTTCCACCTGTTCACGCACGCCTTCTTCAAGGCCCTGCTGTTCCTCGGTGCCGGCTCGGTGATCCACGCCCTGCACCACGAGCAGGACATGCGCAAGATGGGCGGCGTCTGGCGCAAGATCCCCTTCACCTACGCGGTGATGTGGATCGGCAACCTCGCCCTGGCCGGTCTGCCCTTCTTCGCCGGCTACTACTCCAAGGACATGATCCTGGAGGCGGCCTTCGCCTCGGCCAGCCCGGTCGGCAAGTTCGCCTTCGCGCTCGGCATCGCCGCGGCCCTGCTGACCGCCTTCTACTCCTGGCGTCTGCTGTTCATGACCTTCCACGGCAAGCCGCGGATGGAGAAGTCGGTCTTCGACCATGCCCATGAATCGCCGATCGTCATGCTGATCCCGCTGGCCGTCCTGGCCGTGGGCGCCCTGTTCGCCGGCTTCGGCTTCCACGAGCTGTTCATCGGCCACAGCATGGAGCATTTCTGGGGCAAGACCATCCTGGTGCTGGCGGACAACAACAGCATCGAGGCGGCCCACCACCACACCCCGGGCTGGGTCAAGCTGGCCCCGCTGGTCGTCGGCCTGATCGGCATCGCGCTCGCCTACATCATGTACATGGCGATCCCGGGCCTGCCGGAGAAGGTCGCCACCACGTTCCGTGGCGTGCACCAGTTCCTGTACAACAAGTGGTACTTCGACGAGCTGTACGACCGTCTGTTCGTGCGCACGGCCAAGTATCTGGGCTACGGCCTGTGGAAATCCGGCGACGGCGCCGTGATCGACGGTGTCGGTCCGGACGGTATCGCCGCCGCCACCCGCGACGTCGCGGCGCGCGCCAGCCGCCTCCAGTCGGGCTACGTCTATCACTACGCCTTCGCGATGGTGATCGGCGTGGTGCTGCTGGTCGCCTGGCTCTCGGTGTTCGGTTGA
- a CDS encoding NADH-quinone oxidoreductase subunit M, translating to MASWPLLSFTTFLPLAGVALILLFCRGNTPDVVRNVRYVALWTTVITFVLSLFIWFNFDPRNPGYQLVEKAAWIPEFGISYHMGVDGISMLFVILSTFLMPLCILSSWEAVQTRVKEYMIAFLVLETLMVGMFCALDFVLFYMFFEGVLIPMFLIIGVWGGARRVYAAFKFFLYTLLGSVLMLLAILAMYFAAGTTDIPTITATHFPRNMQLWLWLAFFASFAVKVPMWPVHTWLPDAHVEAPTAGSVILAGVLLKMGGYGFLRFNIPMLPEATEYFAPMVYALSIVAVIYTSLVALAQEDMKKLIAYSSVAHMGFVTIGMFALNQQGIEGSIFTMLSHGIVSGALFLCVGVVYDRLHTREIARYGGLVKNMPKYAVVFLFMTMASVGLPGTSGFVGEFLVLLGAFRDNTWVAFLAATGLILGPAYALWLFRRVVYGKLVKADVRAMFDLNTREVAIFLPLIAVVLWMGVYPNSFLNVTSASVGQLIQTYQTKLAAAQGGADVSVAAR from the coding sequence ATGGCTAGCTGGCCGCTCCTGTCGTTCACGACCTTCCTGCCGCTGGCCGGTGTGGCGCTGATCCTGCTGTTCTGCAGGGGCAACACGCCGGATGTGGTTCGGAACGTCCGTTACGTCGCGCTCTGGACGACGGTCATCACCTTCGTCCTGTCGCTGTTCATCTGGTTCAACTTCGACCCGCGCAACCCGGGCTACCAGCTCGTGGAGAAGGCGGCGTGGATTCCGGAGTTCGGGATCTCCTACCACATGGGTGTGGACGGCATTTCGATGCTGTTCGTCATCCTCTCCACCTTCCTGATGCCGCTCTGCATCCTCTCCTCCTGGGAGGCGGTGCAGACCCGGGTGAAGGAGTACATGATCGCCTTCCTCGTGCTGGAAACCCTCATGGTGGGGATGTTCTGCGCGCTGGATTTCGTCCTCTTCTACATGTTCTTCGAGGGCGTCCTGATCCCGATGTTCCTGATCATCGGTGTCTGGGGCGGTGCGCGGCGCGTCTATGCGGCGTTCAAGTTCTTCCTCTACACGCTGCTCGGCTCGGTCCTGATGCTGCTGGCCATCCTGGCCATGTACTTCGCGGCCGGCACGACGGACATCCCGACGATCACGGCGACCCACTTCCCGCGCAACATGCAGCTCTGGCTGTGGCTGGCCTTCTTCGCGTCCTTCGCGGTGAAGGTGCCGATGTGGCCGGTGCACACCTGGCTCCCCGACGCCCACGTCGAGGCGCCGACCGCCGGGTCGGTCATCCTGGCCGGCGTTCTGCTGAAGATGGGCGGCTACGGCTTCCTGCGCTTCAACATCCCGATGCTGCCGGAGGCGACCGAGTATTTCGCCCCGATGGTCTACGCCCTGTCGATCGTCGCGGTGATCTACACCTCCCTCGTCGCCCTGGCGCAGGAGGACATGAAGAAGCTGATCGCCTACTCCTCCGTCGCCCACATGGGCTTCGTCACCATCGGCATGTTCGCGCTGAACCAGCAGGGCATCGAGGGCTCGATCTTCACGATGCTGTCGCACGGCATCGTCTCGGGCGCGCTCTTCCTCTGCGTCGGCGTGGTCTATGACCGGCTGCACACCCGCGAGATCGCCCGCTACGGCGGTCTGGTGAAGAACATGCCGAAATACGCGGTTGTGTTCCTGTTCATGACCATGGCCTCGGTCGGCCTGCCCGGCACCTCCGGTTTCGTCGGCGAGTTCCTGGTCCTGCTCGGCGCCTTCCGCGACAACACCTGGGTCGCCTTCCTGGCCGCCACCGGCCTGATCCTGGGCCCGGCCTACGCGCTGTGGCTGTTCCGCCGCGTCGTGTACGGCAAGCTGGTCAAGGCGGACGTCCGCGCGATGTTCGACCTGAACACCCGCGAGGTTGCCATCTTCCTGCCGCTGATCGCCGTGGTGCTGTGGATGGGCGTCTACCCGAACAGCTTCCTGAACGTCACCTCGGCGTCGGTCGGGCAGCTGATCCAGACCTACCAGACCAAGCTGGCCGCCGCTCAGGGCGGGGCCGACGTCTCCGTCGCCGCGCGCTAG
- the nuoN gene encoding NADH-quinone oxidoreductase subunit NuoN: MTAVFPDIWPALPEIFLACAGMALLLIGVFRGDGFTRPIGYMTMVALLLAAILTMGYGTGRVVTFNGLFVMDAFGVFMKVLILVAASLSVLLALGFNEREKMARFEFPVLMLFATLGMLMMVSANDLISLYVGLETQSLALYVIAAFRRDSAKSSEAGLKYFVLGSLSSGMLLYGASMVYGFAGTTSFDKIAALFAGGAHPSVGVIIGLVFVAAGLAFKISAVPFHMWTPDVYEGAPTPVTAFFAAAPKVAAIALFTRLLIEPFGHLAHQWQQIIIVSSILSMSLGAFAAITQSNIKRLMAYSSIGHVGYALVGLASGTQEGVRGVLIYMAVYIVMNIGTFAVILCMKQQGRMVEEIKDLAGLSRTNPLLAGAMAVFMFSMAGIPPMAGFFSKLYVFLAAIEAQLYTLAVIGVLTSVVGAYYYLRIIKIMYFDEPVEAFDKIGDDGMTGILIATGLFTLLFFVVPAPILNYAAAAAASLFAG, translated from the coding sequence ATGACCGCTGTGTTTCCCGACATCTGGCCGGCCCTGCCGGAAATCTTCCTCGCCTGCGCCGGCATGGCCCTGCTGCTGATCGGCGTGTTCCGCGGCGACGGCTTCACGCGCCCTATCGGCTACATGACGATGGTGGCGCTGCTGCTGGCCGCCATATTGACCATGGGCTACGGCACCGGCCGGGTCGTCACCTTCAACGGCCTGTTCGTCATGGACGCCTTCGGCGTCTTCATGAAGGTGCTGATCCTCGTCGCCGCCTCGCTGTCGGTCCTCCTCGCGCTCGGCTTCAACGAGCGCGAGAAGATGGCCCGGTTCGAGTTCCCGGTGCTGATGCTCTTCGCCACGCTCGGCATGCTGATGATGGTGTCGGCCAACGACCTCATCTCGCTCTATGTCGGGTTGGAGACGCAGAGCCTCGCGCTCTACGTCATCGCCGCCTTCCGCCGCGACAGCGCCAAGTCGTCGGAAGCGGGCCTGAAGTACTTCGTGCTCGGCTCGCTCTCCTCGGGCATGCTGCTGTACGGCGCGTCGATGGTCTACGGCTTCGCCGGCACGACCTCCTTCGACAAGATCGCGGCCCTCTTCGCCGGCGGGGCGCATCCGTCGGTGGGCGTCATCATCGGCCTGGTCTTCGTGGCCGCCGGCCTGGCCTTCAAGATCTCCGCCGTTCCGTTCCACATGTGGACGCCGGACGTCTACGAGGGCGCGCCGACCCCGGTCACGGCCTTCTTCGCCGCCGCCCCGAAGGTCGCCGCCATCGCGCTGTTCACCCGCCTGCTGATCGAGCCGTTCGGTCATCTGGCCCACCAGTGGCAGCAGATCATCATCGTCAGCTCGATCCTCTCGATGTCGCTCGGCGCCTTCGCGGCGATCACCCAGAGCAACATCAAGCGGCTGATGGCCTACAGCTCCATCGGCCACGTCGGCTATGCCCTGGTCGGCCTCGCCTCCGGCACCCAGGAAGGCGTGCGCGGCGTGCTGATCTACATGGCGGTCTACATCGTCATGAACATCGGCACTTTCGCGGTCATCCTGTGCATGAAGCAGCAGGGCCGCATGGTCGAGGAGATCAAGGACCTCGCCGGCCTGTCGCGCACCAACCCGCTGCTGGCGGGCGCGATGGCGGTGTTCATGTTCTCCATGGCGGGCATCCCGCCGATGGCCGGCTTCTTCAGCAAGCTGTACGTCTTCCTCGCCGCCATCGAGGCGCAGCTCTATACGCTGGCGGTGATCGGCGTGCTGACCAGCGTCGTGGGCGCCTACTACTACCTGCGCATCATCAAGATCATGTACTTCGATGAGCCGGTGGAGGCGTTCGACAAGATCGGCGACGACGGCATGACCGGCATCCTGATCGCCACCGGCCTGTTCACGCTGCTGTTCTTCGTGGTTCCGGCCCCGATCCTGAACTACGCGGCGGCGGCGGCGGCCTCGCTGTTCGCCGGATGA
- a CDS encoding biotin--[acetyl-CoA-carboxylase] ligase — protein MTAGNEAEAARLRLPPGFRLMAFDSVGSTNDEAKAFARSGAAEGTIVWAKRQESGRGRRGRAWTSPEGNLYSSTILRPSRPPAEAAQISFVAALAIADTAAAVLPDPDGVRCKWPNDVLVQGRKLSGILLESEAAAGGGISWLVLGVGINLRHFPEGTDYAATSLAAEGAPALQPAALLEIYAEQLARWYGIWAEHGFGPVRDAWLKRARGLGEPIVVRLPDRTLTGTFADLDSDGVLLLDRDDGAGRQRIAAGDVFFPPAAET, from the coding sequence ATGACGGCAGGCAACGAAGCGGAGGCGGCGCGCTTGCGCCTGCCTCCGGGCTTCCGGCTGATGGCCTTCGACTCCGTCGGCAGCACGAACGACGAGGCGAAGGCCTTCGCGCGTTCGGGGGCTGCCGAAGGCACCATCGTCTGGGCGAAGCGGCAGGAGTCGGGGCGCGGCCGCCGTGGCCGGGCCTGGACCTCGCCGGAAGGCAATCTCTACAGCTCGACCATTCTGCGCCCCTCGCGCCCGCCGGCCGAGGCGGCGCAGATTTCGTTCGTGGCGGCGCTCGCCATCGCCGACACCGCCGCCGCCGTCCTTCCCGATCCCGACGGCGTGCGCTGCAAATGGCCGAACGACGTGCTGGTGCAGGGCCGCAAGCTGTCCGGCATCCTTCTCGAGTCGGAGGCCGCGGCCGGGGGAGGAATCTCCTGGCTGGTGCTCGGCGTCGGCATCAACCTGCGGCATTTTCCCGAAGGCACGGACTACGCGGCCACCTCGCTGGCCGCGGAAGGCGCGCCGGCGCTCCAGCCGGCGGCGCTTCTGGAAATCTACGCGGAGCAGTTGGCGCGCTGGTATGGCATCTGGGCCGAGCATGGTTTCGGCCCGGTGCGCGACGCCTGGCTGAAGCGGGCGCGGGGCCTTGGCGAGCCCATCGTCGTCCGTCTGCCCGACCGCACGCTGACCGGCACCTTTGCCGATCTGGACAGCGACGGCGTTCTGTTGCTTGATCGGGATGACGGGGCGGGGCGCCAGCGCATCGCCGCCGGAGACGTGTTTTTCCCACCCGCGGCGGAGACCTGA